Proteins found in one Syngnathus acus chromosome 9, fSynAcu1.2, whole genome shotgun sequence genomic segment:
- the LOC119126690 gene encoding septin-5 isoform X1: MDAIMLQEKLVERLLCPRVRTARQKEKQYVGFATLPNQVHRKSVKKGFDFTLMVAGESGMGKSTLVNSLFLTDLYKDRKLLNAEERINQTVEIIKHTVDIEEKGVKLKLTIVDTPGFGDAVNNNECWKAITDYIEQQFEQYFRDESGLNRKNIQDNRVHCCLYFIPPFGHGLRPVDVEFMKALHEKVNIIPLIAKADCLTPSEIKKLKDRIREEIDKFAIKVYQFPECDSDEDEEFKQLDKELKECTPFAVIGSNTVVEARGQRVRGRLYPWGIVEVENQSHCDFVKLRNMLIRSHMHDLKDVTCDVHYENYRAQCIQEMTSKLTQDNHMESPIPILPLATPDADTEKLIKMKDEELKRMQEMLTKMQQQMHDKD, encoded by the exons ATGGATGCCATCATGCTACAGGAGAAACTCGTGGAACGACTCCTGTGCCCGCGTGTGAGAACGGCTAGACAGAAG GAGAAGCAGTATGTGGGCTTTGCCACCCTTCCCAACCAAGTCCACCGGAAGTCGGTGAAGAAAGGCTTTGATTTCACTCTTATGGTGGCAG GTGAATCTGGAATGGGCAAGTCCACTCTGGTCAACAGCTTGTTCCTCACCGACCTCTACAAGGACAGGAAGCTGCTGAACGCCGAGG AACGCATCAATCAGACAGTGGAGATCATCAAACACACCGTGGACATCGAGGAGAAAGGAGTCAAGCTGAAGCTCACCATCGTCGACACGCCGGGCTTCGGAGACGCCGTCAACAACAACGAATG CTGGAAGGCCATCACAGACTACATCGAGCAGCAGTTTGAGCAGTACTTCCGAGACGAGAGCGGGCTCAATAGGAAGAACATCCAGGACAACAGGGTCCACTGCTGCCTCTACTTCATCCCTCCCTTTGGTCATGG GTTGCGCCCGGTGGACGTGGAGTTCATGAAAGCTCTGCACGAAAAGGTCAACATCATCCCGCTCATCGCCAAAGCCGACTGCCTCACCCCCAGCGAGATCAAGAAGTTGAAGGACCGA ATACGAGAAGAAATTGACAAGTTTGCCATCAAAGTCTACCAGTTCCCCGAATGTGACTCGGATGAGGACGAGGAGTTCAAGCAATTGGATAAAGAGCTGAAG GAGTGCACGCCATTCGCCGTGATTGGCAGTAACACGGTGGTGGAAGCTCGAGGCCAGCGAGTGCGAGGGCGACTGTACCCCTGGGGAATCGTGGaag TGGAAAACCAATCGCACTGCGACTTTGTGAAGCTGAGGAACATGCTGATCCGCTCGCACATGCACGACCTGAAAGACGTCACCTGCGATGTCCACTATGAGAACTACAGAGCGCAGTGCATACAGGAGATGACCAG TAAACTGACACAAGATAACCATATGGAGAGTCCCATCCCCATCCTGCCGCTGGCCACCCCCGATGCGGACACAGAAAAGCTGATTAAAATGAAAGATGAGGAG CTGAAGAGGATGCAAGAGATGCTGACAAAAATGCAACAGCAGATGCACGACAAAGACTAG
- the LOC119126690 gene encoding septin-5 isoform X2 translates to MTASIRYKSRIPVKTEETAEEKQYVGFATLPNQVHRKSVKKGFDFTLMVAGESGMGKSTLVNSLFLTDLYKDRKLLNAEERINQTVEIIKHTVDIEEKGVKLKLTIVDTPGFGDAVNNNECWKAITDYIEQQFEQYFRDESGLNRKNIQDNRVHCCLYFIPPFGHGLRPVDVEFMKALHEKVNIIPLIAKADCLTPSEIKKLKDRIREEIDKFAIKVYQFPECDSDEDEEFKQLDKELKECTPFAVIGSNTVVEARGQRVRGRLYPWGIVEVENQSHCDFVKLRNMLIRSHMHDLKDVTCDVHYENYRAQCIQEMTSKLTQDNHMESPIPILPLATPDADTEKLIKMKDEELKRMQEMLTKMQQQMHDKD, encoded by the exons ATGACGGCCAGCATCCGATACAAAAGCCGGATTCCGGTCAAGACGG AGGAAACCGCCGAG GAGAAGCAGTATGTGGGCTTTGCCACCCTTCCCAACCAAGTCCACCGGAAGTCGGTGAAGAAAGGCTTTGATTTCACTCTTATGGTGGCAG GTGAATCTGGAATGGGCAAGTCCACTCTGGTCAACAGCTTGTTCCTCACCGACCTCTACAAGGACAGGAAGCTGCTGAACGCCGAGG AACGCATCAATCAGACAGTGGAGATCATCAAACACACCGTGGACATCGAGGAGAAAGGAGTCAAGCTGAAGCTCACCATCGTCGACACGCCGGGCTTCGGAGACGCCGTCAACAACAACGAATG CTGGAAGGCCATCACAGACTACATCGAGCAGCAGTTTGAGCAGTACTTCCGAGACGAGAGCGGGCTCAATAGGAAGAACATCCAGGACAACAGGGTCCACTGCTGCCTCTACTTCATCCCTCCCTTTGGTCATGG GTTGCGCCCGGTGGACGTGGAGTTCATGAAAGCTCTGCACGAAAAGGTCAACATCATCCCGCTCATCGCCAAAGCCGACTGCCTCACCCCCAGCGAGATCAAGAAGTTGAAGGACCGA ATACGAGAAGAAATTGACAAGTTTGCCATCAAAGTCTACCAGTTCCCCGAATGTGACTCGGATGAGGACGAGGAGTTCAAGCAATTGGATAAAGAGCTGAAG GAGTGCACGCCATTCGCCGTGATTGGCAGTAACACGGTGGTGGAAGCTCGAGGCCAGCGAGTGCGAGGGCGACTGTACCCCTGGGGAATCGTGGaag TGGAAAACCAATCGCACTGCGACTTTGTGAAGCTGAGGAACATGCTGATCCGCTCGCACATGCACGACCTGAAAGACGTCACCTGCGATGTCCACTATGAGAACTACAGAGCGCAGTGCATACAGGAGATGACCAG TAAACTGACACAAGATAACCATATGGAGAGTCCCATCCCCATCCTGCCGCTGGCCACCCCCGATGCGGACACAGAAAAGCTGATTAAAATGAAAGATGAGGAG CTGAAGAGGATGCAAGAGATGCTGACAAAAATGCAACAGCAGATGCACGACAAAGACTAG